A genomic region of Barnesiella viscericola DSM 18177 contains the following coding sequences:
- a CDS encoding type I restriction-modification system subunit M yields the protein MAKKNTTEQTLTKKVWNMADVLAAAGVGFTDYITQLTYLLFLKMDDENAELFGESAIPNGYQWKDLKSLDGFDLVKQYEETLKHLSSQDNLIGTIYTKAHNKIEMPVHLKKVITMIDEEQWLIMDGDVKGAIYESILEKNGQDKKSGAGQYFTPRPLIKAMVDCIAPQIGETVCDPACGTGGFLLTAYDYMKEQSASKEKRDFLRNKALHGVDNTPLVVTLASMNLYLHGVGTDRSPIVCEDSLEKEPSSLVDVILANPPFGTRPAGSVDINRPDFYVETKNNQLNFLQHMMLMLKTGGRAAVVLPDNVLFEGGAGETIRKKLLSDFNLHTILRLPTGIFYAQGVKANVLFFSKGQPTKEIWFYDYRTDIKHTLATNKLERHHLDDFVTCYNAGNLEGRKETYDADNNPQGRWRKYPVDDILTRDKTSLDITWIKQGGEPDDRSLAELMADIKEKSKTISLAVAELEKLLANINED from the coding sequence ATGGCAAAAAAGAATACAACAGAGCAGACACTTACAAAAAAAGTCTGGAATATGGCAGATGTACTGGCAGCAGCCGGTGTCGGTTTTACAGACTATATAACTCAGCTTACCTATCTCCTTTTCTTGAAAATGGATGATGAAAACGCAGAATTATTTGGAGAATCTGCAATTCCAAATGGTTATCAATGGAAGGATTTAAAGTCTCTTGATGGATTTGATTTGGTCAAACAATACGAGGAAACTTTAAAGCACCTAAGTAGTCAGGACAATCTGATTGGTACCATCTATACAAAAGCCCATAATAAGATAGAAATGCCTGTTCATCTTAAAAAAGTCATTACCATGATTGATGAGGAACAATGGCTGATCATGGATGGAGACGTGAAAGGTGCTATCTACGAAAGTATCCTTGAAAAGAATGGACAGGACAAGAAAAGTGGTGCTGGTCAGTATTTTACTCCACGCCCGCTCATCAAAGCAATGGTAGATTGCATAGCTCCACAAATTGGAGAAACAGTTTGTGACCCGGCCTGCGGCACCGGAGGTTTTCTCTTGACTGCATATGATTACATGAAAGAACAGTCTGCCAGTAAGGAAAAACGTGATTTCTTGCGTAACAAGGCACTGCATGGCGTAGATAACACACCATTGGTCGTAACGCTTGCTTCCATGAACCTATATTTGCATGGTGTAGGAACAGACCGGAGTCCGATTGTTTGCGAGGATTCTTTGGAGAAAGAGCCATCCTCCCTTGTAGATGTAATACTTGCCAATCCTCCTTTCGGTACTCGTCCAGCAGGTTCTGTGGATATTAACCGCCCGGATTTCTATGTAGAAACGAAGAACAATCAGTTGAACTTTCTTCAACACATGATGCTGATGCTCAAAACCGGAGGTCGTGCAGCCGTAGTATTACCAGACAATGTTCTTTTTGAAGGTGGTGCTGGAGAAACAATTCGCAAGAAGTTACTCTCAGACTTCAACTTACATACGATACTCCGTTTGCCTACAGGTATTTTCTATGCACAAGGCGTAAAAGCAAATGTATTGTTCTTTTCCAAAGGTCAACCGACAAAAGAGATTTGGTTCTATGATTATCGTACTGATATCAAACATACGCTTGCTACTAATAAATTAGAGAGACATCATTTGGATGATTTTGTTACATGTTATAATGCAGGAAATTTAGAAGGACGCAAAGAGACATATGATGCAGACAACAATCCTCAAGGGCGTTGGCGTAAATATCCGGTAGATGATATTCTCACCCGTGACAAGACAAGCCTTGATATAACCTGGATAAAACAAGGAGGAGAGCCTGATGACCGCTCCTTGGCTGAATTGATGGCTGATATAAAAGAGAAAAGTAAAACTATTAGTTTAGCAGTAGCAGAACTTGAGAAGCTGCTTGCAAACATAAATGAAGATTAA
- a CDS encoding helix-turn-helix domain-containing protein, which produces MKLNRIKVVLSEKGISQTWLAKKLDKSFSMVNAYACNRIQPNLETLQQIAEILQVDLKDLITDKDERQ; this is translated from the coding sequence ATGAAATTAAATAGAATAAAGGTTGTTTTATCGGAGAAGGGCATTTCACAAACGTGGTTAGCAAAAAAACTGGATAAAAGTTTTAGCATGGTCAATGCGTATGCTTGTAACAGAATCCAGCCTAATTTGGAAACCTTACAGCAAATTGCTGAAATTCTTCAAGTTGACCTAAAAGATTTGATAACAGACAAGGATGAACGTCAATAG
- a CDS encoding IS4 family transposase translates to MFQDKYVFSQLTAFLNRTQFNNYVRKYDGNRYVKHFTCWNQMLAMMFGQLSNRESLRDLIVAFEAHRAKQYHLGLGREPIAKTTLATANQNRDYRIFEDFAFYMMKEACEKRTTNILDISGKKYAFDSTTIPLCLATFPWAKFRSKKGGVKAHVLYDIEAQVPAFYTVTTASKHDSTAMSSIHYEPNTYYIFDRAYDSFKELYRIHLTDSFFVVRAKTNLKYKTVKWKRRMPKNIMTDAEVKLTGYLSEKKYPDSFRLVRYYDEEDDREFTFLTNAKQLSALDVANLYKKRWLIELFFKWLKQHLKIKKFWGTTENAVRIQISVAIITYCLVAIVQHDMKLKRSTYEVLQILSISLTDKTHLRDLFDKTNFNDVKDLNDPLIPGLFD, encoded by the coding sequence ATGTTCCAAGACAAATACGTATTCTCTCAATTAACCGCTTTTCTGAACAGGACTCAGTTCAACAACTATGTTCGCAAGTATGATGGCAACAGATATGTGAAACATTTCACTTGCTGGAATCAGATGCTCGCGATGATGTTTGGACAACTGAGTAACCGTGAGAGCCTGCGAGACTTAATCGTTGCTTTCGAGGCGCATAGGGCCAAGCAATATCATCTTGGTTTAGGACGTGAACCGATAGCCAAGACAACTCTTGCGACAGCGAACCAGAACCGTGATTACAGAATCTTCGAAGATTTTGCATTCTATATGATGAAGGAAGCCTGCGAGAAGCGGACGACCAACATCCTTGACATTTCCGGAAAGAAATATGCGTTTGATTCAACAACGATTCCGTTGTGTCTTGCAACATTCCCATGGGCAAAGTTCCGAAGCAAGAAAGGAGGGGTGAAAGCTCATGTCTTATACGACATTGAAGCACAAGTTCCTGCCTTCTATACTGTAACCACTGCATCAAAGCACGATTCCACAGCAATGTCTTCAATCCATTATGAACCAAATACTTATTATATATTCGACAGGGCTTATGACTCCTTTAAAGAACTCTATAGGATACATCTTACAGACTCTTTCTTTGTTGTCAGAGCCAAGACGAACTTAAAGTATAAGACAGTCAAATGGAAGCGAAGAATGCCAAAGAACATAATGACAGATGCGGAAGTGAAACTGACCGGATATCTCTCCGAGAAAAAATATCCTGACTCATTCAGACTCGTCCGATATTACGACGAAGAGGATGACCGTGAGTTCACTTTCTTGACGAATGCAAAACAACTTTCTGCACTGGATGTCGCCAATCTTTATAAGAAAAGATGGTTAATCGAGCTGTTCTTCAAATGGCTCAAGCAGCATCTCAAGATAAAGAAATTCTGGGGCACAACAGAGAACGCTGTTCGCATACAAATCAGTGTGGCTATTATCACGTACTGTCTTGTGGCTATTGTCCAACATGATATGAAGTTGAAACGTTCAACCTATGAAGTTTTGCAAATTCTCAGTATATCATTGACTGACAAAACCCACTTGCGTGACCTGTTCGACAAGACTAATTTCAATGATGTCAAAGATCTAAATGATCCCCTGATTCCGGGGCTTTTTGATTAA
- a CDS encoding DNA adenine methylase gives MKRLDKYSAKPFIKWVGGKTQLLDDIKNTLPHDLLQRGEMVYVEPFVGGGAVLFWILQEYPNITKAVINDINEELICTYRVIKSDVEKLILELTRIQTEYLALDNIARKDYYLSQRERYNKKNISDIETAALFIFLNRTCFNGLYRVNSKGMFNVPHGRYTNPKICDEKTLRADSAVLQRVEILCGDFAQTGKYADDNVLYYFDPPYRPLTETSAFTSYAKDGFDDTEQMRLRDFCEQIATHKSLFVASNSDPQNVNNDDDFFDHLYKRFSIKRVSAARMINSKGNGRGAISEIMISNVTKAY, from the coding sequence ATGAAAAGATTAGATAAATATTCAGCAAAACCATTTATCAAATGGGTCGGGGGAAAAACCCAACTTCTTGACGATATCAAGAATACCCTACCTCATGATTTATTACAACGTGGAGAAATGGTTTACGTTGAACCTTTTGTTGGTGGAGGAGCTGTTTTGTTCTGGATTCTACAAGAATATCCCAACATAACAAAAGCTGTAATTAATGATATAAATGAAGAGTTAATTTGTACATATCGTGTCATAAAATCAGATGTTGAAAAATTAATTCTTGAATTAACCCGAATCCAAACAGAGTATCTTGCACTAGATAATATTGCGAGGAAAGATTATTATTTATCTCAGCGTGAGCGTTATAATAAAAAAAATATTTCAGATATTGAAACAGCTGCATTATTCATTTTCCTAAATCGGACTTGCTTTAATGGACTATATCGTGTAAATTCCAAAGGAATGTTTAATGTACCACATGGGAGATATACGAATCCTAAAATTTGCGATGAAAAAACATTAAGAGCTGATTCTGCTGTTCTACAGAGAGTTGAAATTCTTTGTGGCGATTTTGCACAAACAGGTAAATATGCAGATGATAATGTCTTGTATTATTTTGATCCACCATATCGCCCTTTAACAGAGACTTCTGCATTTACTTCTTATGCAAAAGATGGTTTTGATGATACTGAACAGATGCGCTTACGTGATTTTTGTGAGCAGATAGCAACTCACAAATCTTTATTTGTGGCAAGCAATTCAGACCCGCAAAATGTAAATAATGATGATGATTTCTTTGATCATCTTTACAAGAGATTTTCCATCAAACGAGTTTCTGCTGCGAGAATGATAAATTCAAAAGGAAATGGACGTGGAGCTATTTCTGAAATAATGATTTCTAATGTTACCAAAGCTTACTGA
- a CDS encoding type II restriction endonuclease, translated as MRNFDTWLAGFRPSIADYKYYVDFDKVFNNVDAIRIPLNILNSLIRSKNIENDFKNILVQYPETLRCIPILLAKRELDIKAMDEEGQIDFHFDKPNCTNEDYVKFMRKTGLFDLMENHIVNNLVDYVTGIETGLDSNGRKNRGGHLMENLVENFLCKAGLVKGVDYFKEMYIHEIEVKWKIDLSSISNNGSSEKRFDFVVKGEKTIYGIETNFYTSSGSKLNETARSYKTITMETKDLGYFKFVWFTDGCGWHSAKNNLKETFDVLEYLYNIADLESGIISRVLI; from the coding sequence ATGAGAAACTTTGATACTTGGCTTGCTGGTTTTAGACCTTCTATTGCCGATTATAAATATTACGTTGATTTCGATAAGGTTTTCAATAACGTGGACGCTATTAGAATTCCACTTAATATCTTGAATTCTCTTATTAGATCCAAGAATATAGAGAATGACTTCAAAAATATTTTGGTACAATATCCAGAAACTCTAAGATGTATTCCTATCCTTTTAGCCAAGCGAGAACTTGATATTAAGGCTATGGATGAAGAGGGACAGATTGATTTTCATTTTGATAAACCAAATTGCACTAATGAAGATTATGTAAAATTCATGAGAAAGACCGGTCTTTTTGATTTGATGGAGAATCATATTGTCAATAATCTTGTGGATTACGTGACTGGTATAGAAACTGGTCTTGATTCCAACGGACGCAAGAATCGTGGTGGTCATCTTATGGAGAATCTTGTAGAGAATTTCCTTTGCAAAGCTGGACTTGTGAAAGGAGTTGACTATTTCAAGGAAATGTATATCCATGAAATAGAGGTCAAGTGGAAAATTGATTTGTCTTCGATTTCCAATAACGGTAGCTCAGAGAAAAGATTTGATTTTGTCGTAAAAGGAGAAAAAACCATTTATGGAATAGAAACGAACTTTTATACCAGTAGTGGTTCCAAGTTGAACGAAACAGCCCGTAGCTATAAAACCATCACCATGGAAACCAAAGATTTGGGATATTTCAAATTTGTTTGGTTCACCGATGGTTGTGGCTGGCACAGTGCAAAGAATAATCTGAAAGAGACCTTTGATGTTTTAGAGTACTTGTACAACATTGCGGATCTTGAAAGTGGAATAATATCAAGAGTACTTATTTAA
- a CDS encoding DNA-methyltransferase produces MPVAYYKSGNRDFTLLKGDCIELLNSFDFKFDMIFADPPYHLSNGGISIQSGKMVSVNKGDWDKSNGYEEDYLFDKSWIAACRNKLKNNGTIWISGTYHNIFSVARCLTELGFKILNCITWEKTNPPPNLSCKYFTYSAEYILWARKEIKVSHFFNYELMKKINGGTQMRDVWRLPAIARWEKSCGKHPTQKPLCVLSRIIQASTLPGAWILDPFTGSSTTGIAANLLGRRFLGIDQNDEFLELSKTRREEINDTSKRTLYLKKLQKQAHLFEDNGFQVLYEPFAEYGPDLPF; encoded by the coding sequence ATGCCGGTTGCCTATTACAAGTCAGGAAATAGAGACTTTACTCTTCTTAAAGGAGATTGTATTGAACTTCTGAATTCATTTGATTTCAAGTTTGATATGATTTTCGCAGATCCTCCCTACCACCTTTCAAATGGTGGCATAAGCATTCAAAGTGGTAAAATGGTATCTGTTAATAAAGGGGATTGGGATAAATCAAATGGATATGAGGAAGATTATCTGTTTGATAAATCTTGGATCGCAGCTTGTAGGAATAAACTAAAAAATAATGGTACCATTTGGATAAGCGGAACGTATCATAATATTTTTTCGGTAGCTCGATGCCTGACAGAATTAGGTTTCAAAATATTAAACTGCATTACATGGGAAAAAACAAATCCTCCTCCAAATTTATCTTGTAAATATTTTACCTATTCAGCTGAGTATATTCTATGGGCTCGTAAAGAAATCAAAGTCTCTCATTTCTTCAATTATGAGTTAATGAAAAAGATCAATGGAGGTACTCAGATGCGTGATGTTTGGCGATTACCAGCTATTGCACGATGGGAAAAGTCGTGTGGTAAACACCCTACTCAAAAACCTTTGTGCGTTCTGTCGCGAATCATTCAGGCTTCAACTCTTCCCGGTGCATGGATTTTAGATCCATTCACAGGTAGCAGTACGACTGGTATCGCTGCAAATCTATTGGGTCGCCGATTCCTTGGCATAGATCAAAATGATGAATTTTTGGAACTAAGTAAAACCCGTCGAGAGGAAATTAACGACACCTCAAAACGTACTTTATATTTGAAGAAACTTCAAAAGCAAGCTCACTTATTTGAAGATAACGGATTTCAAGTCCTTTATGAGCCTTTTGCAGAATATGGGCCAGATTTGCCATTTTAA
- a CDS encoding TIGR00341 family protein, translated as MTFSNFVDSVKRFLTHYLDMSQDREEEAASVEAIRAGVEFKGSTILILVFAIFIASLGLNTNSAAVIIGAMLISPLMGPIMGIGLGLGINDYELIKRSFRNLAVATLFSVITSTVYFWISPLNEARSELLARTSPTIYDVLIAFFGGLAGIVAMSSKQKGNVLPGVAIATALMPPLCTAGFGLATGNLYYFFGAFYLFFINSVFIAFATTLGVKLMKYSKKEFVNEERRKKVERIVYTILILTMAPSIYLTYNMVKQNFFEVAAARFVSQNFNYPDTQVLSKSAEIEHGKRIIRVSLVGAEVPQDSIAIAQARLPQYGLGGAVLEVRQGYGSNSMDMTTLSSTMFKDIYLHNQEQIARQQQVIDSLENMTSHYQQYDSLGIAVAPEIKVLFPHVTDIAISKTIFSGIDTDVRDTTTLAVVRYSRPFSASEQQQFREWLQARLGTNKVQLVLEP; from the coding sequence ATGACTTTCTCCAATTTTGTCGATTCGGTCAAACGATTTTTGACCCACTATCTTGACATGAGTCAGGATCGGGAAGAAGAAGCCGCTTCGGTCGAGGCTATCCGGGCCGGGGTGGAGTTCAAGGGATCCACCATTCTTATTCTGGTATTTGCCATCTTTATCGCTTCGCTGGGGTTGAACACCAACTCGGCGGCGGTCATTATCGGTGCCATGTTGATTTCGCCTCTCATGGGTCCTATCATGGGTATCGGGCTGGGGCTCGGCATCAACGACTATGAGCTGATTAAGCGGTCGTTCCGCAACCTGGCCGTAGCCACGCTGTTCAGTGTGATCACCTCGACGGTCTATTTTTGGATTTCGCCGTTGAACGAAGCCCGCAGCGAGCTGCTGGCCCGCACCTCGCCGACCATCTACGACGTGCTCATCGCCTTCTTCGGCGGATTGGCCGGTATCGTGGCCATGTCGTCGAAACAGAAGGGCAACGTGCTGCCCGGTGTAGCCATCGCCACGGCGTTGATGCCGCCACTGTGCACGGCCGGATTCGGACTGGCGACGGGCAATCTCTACTACTTCTTCGGTGCCTTCTACCTCTTCTTCATCAACTCGGTGTTCATCGCCTTTGCCACCACACTGGGGGTAAAGCTGATGAAATATTCGAAGAAGGAGTTTGTCAACGAAGAGCGACGCAAGAAGGTCGAGCGCATTGTCTATACGATTCTTATCCTCACGATGGCTCCGAGCATCTACCTGACCTACAACATGGTGAAGCAAAACTTCTTCGAGGTGGCCGCTGCGCGCTTCGTGTCGCAGAATTTCAACTACCCCGATACCCAGGTGTTGAGCAAGAGTGCCGAGATTGAACATGGCAAGCGCATCATACGGGTGTCGCTCGTGGGGGCCGAGGTGCCTCAGGACTCTATTGCGATTGCCCAGGCCCGTTTGCCGCAATACGGGCTGGGAGGTGCCGTGTTGGAGGTGCGTCAGGGATATGGGTCGAATTCGATGGACATGACCACGCTCAGCAGTACGATGTTCAAAGACATCTACCTGCATAATCAGGAGCAGATAGCCCGCCAGCAGCAGGTCATCGACTCGCTGGAAAACATGACCTCGCACTACCAGCAGTACGATTCGCTGGGCATTGCGGTGGCACCCGAAATCAAGGTGCTTTTCCCCCATGTGACCGATATTGCCATCTCGAAAACGATATTCAGCGGCATCGATACCGATGTGCGCGATACCACCACGCTGGCCGTCGTGCGCTATTCGCGACCCTTCTCAGCTTCGGAGCAGCAGCAGTTCCGGGAGTGGTTGCAGGCCCGCCTGGGTACCAACAAGGTGCAACTTGTACTTGAACCCTGA
- a CDS encoding lipopolysaccharide biosynthesis protein has product MAGMKSLAKDTAIYGLSSILGRFLNWCFVFLYVNVLKTTAEYGIVTNLYAYMALLLIILTYGMETGFFRFANDKQEKDPMRVYTTGLISLATTSTLFFVLVWLFLSPVSRLLGYPGHEDYVWMMALIIAIDAFTALPFAYLRYQRRPIRFAAVKLLSIFLNIALNLFFILLCPWLYHIHPEWISWFFDPDFLVGYILVSNVISSGVVLLVLFPEIFRVRYRFDRQLLSRMLKYSFPLLILGIAGIMNQTFDKMFYPVLAASRPDAMSELGIYGAVYKIAIVMVMFTQAFRFAYEPFIFARNKDAGDGNKKSYSEAMKYFIIFGLFIFLAVMFYIDIVRFFMPATYCTGLKVVPIIMLAELFFGIFFNLSLWYKLTDRTQWGAWFSLFGFVITAIINIVGVPRFGYMACAWAAFVCYLSMMLASFFIGQRVYPIKYELGNALRYTLLTVVLYLVGTLVSIDSLLLRLAFRTVLLVVFLLYLVRHDLPLSEIPGLKRFVSRS; this is encoded by the coding sequence ATGGCCGGCATGAAGAGTTTGGCAAAGGATACCGCGATATACGGGTTGAGCAGTATATTGGGGCGGTTTCTCAACTGGTGTTTCGTATTCCTTTATGTAAACGTGTTGAAGACGACTGCCGAGTATGGCATCGTGACCAACCTCTACGCCTACATGGCCTTGTTGCTGATTATCCTCACCTACGGCATGGAGACCGGCTTCTTCCGGTTTGCCAACGACAAGCAGGAGAAGGACCCGATGCGGGTCTATACGACCGGCCTCATCTCGCTGGCCACCACCTCGACCCTCTTTTTCGTGCTGGTATGGCTCTTCCTCTCGCCGGTATCACGCCTGCTGGGCTATCCCGGGCATGAGGACTATGTGTGGATGATGGCCTTGATTATTGCCATCGACGCCTTCACGGCATTGCCTTTCGCCTACCTGCGCTACCAGCGTCGGCCCATACGCTTTGCCGCGGTCAAGCTGCTCTCGATATTCCTCAACATCGCGCTGAACCTCTTCTTTATTCTGCTCTGCCCGTGGCTGTATCACATTCACCCCGAGTGGATTTCGTGGTTTTTCGATCCCGATTTTCTGGTCGGCTATATTCTGGTGTCGAATGTCATCAGTTCGGGGGTGGTGCTGCTGGTGCTCTTTCCCGAGATTTTCAGGGTACGCTACCGGTTTGACCGGCAGTTGCTGTCGCGCATGTTGAAGTATTCGTTCCCGCTGCTCATTCTGGGAATTGCCGGCATCATGAACCAAACCTTCGATAAGATGTTTTATCCTGTGCTGGCCGCGAGCCGCCCCGACGCCATGTCGGAGTTGGGCATATACGGGGCCGTCTACAAGATAGCAATTGTCATGGTGATGTTTACACAAGCCTTCCGTTTTGCCTACGAGCCCTTCATCTTTGCCCGTAACAAAGATGCAGGCGACGGGAACAAGAAATCCTATTCCGAGGCGATGAAATATTTCATCATCTTCGGGCTGTTCATTTTCCTGGCGGTGATGTTCTATATCGACATCGTGCGCTTCTTCATGCCGGCCACCTACTGCACGGGATTGAAGGTGGTGCCCATCATCATGCTGGCCGAACTCTTCTTCGGGATATTCTTCAACCTGTCGTTGTGGTATAAACTCACCGACCGTACCCAGTGGGGAGCCTGGTTCTCCCTGTTCGGGTTCGTGATTACGGCCATCATCAATATCGTAGGGGTGCCCCGTTTCGGCTACATGGCTTGCGCCTGGGCTGCCTTTGTGTGCTACCTGAGCATGATGCTGGCCTCGTTCTTCATCGGTCAACGGGTCTACCCCATCAAGTACGAGCTGGGTAATGCGTTGCGCTACACCCTGCTCACGGTGGTACTCTATCTCGTCGGTACCTTGGTGTCCATCGATTCGCTCCTCCTGCGTCTGGCATTCCGCACCGTTCTGCTGGTGGTCTTTCTGCTCTATCTGGTCCGTCACGACCTGCCGCTGAGCGAGATTCCGGGATTGAAACGTTTTGTGTCCAGGTCGTGA
- the ruvB gene encoding Holliday junction branch migration DNA helicase RuvB, whose product MENNRFDIREQRISDTEREFEKALRPLAFDDFSGQEKIIENLRVFVMAARMRKEPLDHVLLHGPPGLGKTTLANIVANELGVGFKITSGPVLDKPGDLAGLLTSLEENDVLFIDEIHRLSPVVEEYLYSAMEDFRIDIMIDKGPSARSIQIELNPFTLVGATTRSGLLTSPLRARFGINCHLEYYDHAVLTHIIERSSSLLGVPCTREAATEIAMRSRGTPRIANALLRRVRDFAQVKGSGSIDLDIARYALESLNIDQYGLDEIDNKILSIIIDKFKGGPVGLTTIATALGEDPGTLEEVYEPYLIKEGFIKRTPRGREVTDLAYTHLNRHRISEQGTLF is encoded by the coding sequence GTGGAAAATAATCGGTTTGACATACGGGAACAGCGAATATCGGATACCGAACGGGAATTCGAGAAGGCGTTGCGTCCCCTGGCATTCGACGATTTCAGCGGACAGGAGAAGATTATCGAGAACCTGCGGGTCTTTGTCATGGCAGCCCGCATGCGCAAGGAGCCGCTCGACCATGTGTTGCTGCACGGCCCTCCCGGGCTGGGTAAGACCACGCTGGCCAATATCGTGGCCAATGAGTTGGGCGTAGGGTTCAAGATTACTTCGGGGCCGGTACTCGACAAGCCCGGCGATCTGGCCGGACTCCTCACCTCGCTCGAAGAGAACGATGTGCTTTTCATCGACGAGATTCACCGGTTGAGCCCGGTGGTCGAGGAGTATCTCTACTCGGCCATGGAAGATTTCCGCATCGACATCATGATCGACAAGGGGCCGAGTGCCCGTTCCATACAAATCGAGCTGAATCCCTTCACGCTGGTGGGGGCGACAACCCGCAGCGGATTGCTCACCAGTCCGTTGCGTGCACGATTCGGCATCAACTGTCACCTCGAATACTACGACCATGCCGTGCTGACCCACATCATCGAGCGGTCGTCGAGTCTGTTGGGCGTGCCTTGCACCCGCGAAGCCGCCACCGAGATTGCCATGCGCAGCCGCGGGACACCCCGTATCGCCAATGCCCTGTTGCGGCGGGTGCGCGACTTTGCCCAGGTAAAAGGGTCGGGCAGCATCGACCTCGACATAGCCCGCTATGCCTTGGAGTCGCTCAACATCGACCAGTATGGGCTCGACGAGATAGACAACAAGATTCTCTCCATCATCATCGACAAGTTCAAGGGCGGTCCCGTGGGTCTCACCACGATTGCCACCGCCCTGGGCGAGGACCCCGGTACGCTCGAAGAGGTGTATGAGCCCTATCTGATTAAGGAGGGATTCATCAAACGCACCCCCCGGGGCCGCGAGGTGACCGACCTGGCCTACACCCATCTGAACCGTCATCGCATCTCGGAGCAGGGAACATTGTTTTAA
- a CDS encoding lipopolysaccharide kinase InaA family protein codes for MKLVLNPSYRRLEKLMETLPLSFPMLGECIYKARNELRKFSYEGKDYVVKNYKVPIFINRIAYTFFRPGKAQRAYEYALKLRAMGIETPEPVAYIEMKQGGLLCHSYFVSECCPYPHLMREFDNGGVAGREAVLKAFAAFTVNLHEKGVFHLDYSSGNILFDRYDGDIRFSILDLNRMRFVPMTPKMCLSNFTRFSRDEEVVRYVVAEYARLRGWDPEVSVEAALVPHRKFWSHIARRDARRDARRH; via the coding sequence ATGAAGCTGGTATTGAATCCGTCCTATCGTCGACTCGAAAAGTTGATGGAAACATTGCCTCTCTCCTTCCCGATGCTGGGGGAGTGTATTTACAAGGCTCGCAACGAACTGCGCAAGTTCTCTTACGAGGGGAAGGATTATGTGGTCAAGAACTACAAGGTGCCTATTTTTATCAACCGCATTGCCTATACTTTTTTCCGTCCCGGCAAGGCCCAACGAGCCTATGAGTATGCCTTGAAGCTGCGGGCGATGGGTATCGAGACTCCCGAGCCGGTTGCCTATATCGAGATGAAGCAGGGCGGATTGCTGTGTCACTCCTATTTCGTGTCGGAATGCTGTCCTTATCCCCATCTCATGCGCGAGTTCGATAACGGTGGGGTAGCCGGTCGCGAGGCGGTGTTGAAGGCATTTGCCGCCTTCACGGTCAACCTGCACGAGAAGGGGGTATTTCATCTCGACTACTCCTCGGGCAATATCCTGTTCGACCGATACGACGGGGATATTCGTTTTTCCATTCTCGACCTGAACCGCATGCGGTTTGTACCGATGACCCCGAAGATGTGTCTCTCTAATTTTACCCGATTCAGCCGGGACGAAGAGGTGGTGCGGTATGTCGTGGCCGAGTATGCCCGGTTGCGCGGGTGGGACCCCGAGGTTTCGGTCGAGGCCGCCCTGGTCCCGCACCGGAAGTTCTGGTCGCACATCGCCCGAAGAGATGCCCGAAGAGACGCCCGTAGGCACTGA